Proteins found in one Cheilinus undulatus linkage group 9, ASM1832078v1, whole genome shotgun sequence genomic segment:
- the th gene encoding tyrosine 3-monooxygenase encodes MPLSSSSTSSTKSIRRAASELERSDSVTSQRFLGRRQSLIEDARKEREAAAAAAEAAEASEQIVFEEDDGKALLNIFFCLRSSKTQALSRTLKVFETFEAKIHHLETRPHRKLKDSLEYFVRCEVHLSDVSTLISSIKKNAEDVKTTKEVKFHWFPKKIADLDKCHHLVTKFDPDLDQDHPGYTDPVYRQRRKMIGDIAFRYRHGESIPRVEYTEEEIGTWREVYSTLRDLYTTHACSEYLDAFRLLERHCGYSPDNIPQLEDVSNFLKERTGFILRPVAGLLSARDFLASLAFRVFQCTQYIRHASSPMHSPEPDCVHELLGHVPMLADRTFAQFSQNLGLASLGASDEDIEKLSTLYWFTVEYGLCKQNGEVRAYGAGLLSSYGELVHSLSDEPETREFHPESAALQPYQDQNYQPVYFVSESFSDAKEKFRAYVAGIKRPFSVRYDPFTSSIEVLDNPLKIQGCLEGLKDELKVLTDALSVLS; translated from the exons ATGCCGCTTTCAAGCAGCTCCACATCCTCCACCAAGAGCATCCGCAGGGCTGCATCCGAGCTGGAGAGGTCCGACTCTGTCACG TCTCAAAGGTTCCTGGGCAGGCGGCAGAGCTTGATCGAGGACGCGCGTAAAGAGAGAGAAGCTGCCGCAGCAGCGGCAGAAGCGGCGGAGGCGAGCGAGCAGATCGTGTTTGAGGAGGATGATGGAAAAGCTCTGCTCAACATCTTCTTCTGTTTAAGGAGCTCAAAGACGCAGGCTCTGTCACGGACGCTCAAAGTTTTCGAG ACATTTGAGGCTAAGATCCATCACCTGGAGACGCGGCCACACCGGAAGCTCAAGGACAGCCTGGAGTACTTTGTCCGCTGTGAGGTCCACCTGTCAGACGTCAGCACTCTCATCAGCTCCATCAAGAAGAACGCAGAGGATGTTAAAACCACCAAAGAAGTCAAAT ttcaTTGGTTTCCAAAGAAAATCGCAGATTTGGACAAATGTCATCATCTGGTCACAAAATTTGATCCAGACTTGGACCAAGACCACCCT GGCTACACAGACCCTGTTtacagacagaggaggaagatgattGGAGACATTGCCTTCAGATACAGACA TGGGGAGTCAATTCCCAGAGTGGAGTACACAGAGGAGGAGATCGGCACATG GAGGGAAGTGTACTCCACCCTGAGGGACTTGTACACCACCCATGCCTGCAGTGAATACCTCGATGCCTTCCGTCTGCTTGAAAGGCATTGTGGGTACAGTCCAGACAATATTCCCCAGCTGGAAGACGTGTCAAACTTCCTGAAAG agcGTACAGGGTTTATTCTGCGTCCAGTCGCAGGTCTCCTCTCAGCCAGAGATTTCCTGGCCAGTTTGGCTTTCCGAGTTTTTCAATGCACCCAGTATATCCGACATGCCTCCTCTCCTATGCACTCCCCAGAGCC TGACTGTGTTCATGAGCTGTTGGGACATGTCCCCATGCTGGCTGATCGTACTTTTGCCCAGTTCTCACAG AACCTTGGACTGGCATCACTTGGAGCATCAGATGAAGATATTGAGAAACTGTCCACA CTTTACTGGTTCACTGTGGAGTACGGCTTGTGCAAACAGAACGGTGAGGTGAGGGCGTACGGTGCTGGACTGCTGTCATCTTACGGAGAACTTGTG CACTCGCTGTCTGATGAACCTGAGACAAGGGAATTTCATCCTGAATCTGCCGCCTTGCAGCCCTATCAGGACCAGAACTACCAGCCTGTCTACTTTGTTTCTGAGAGTTTCTCTGATGCCAAGGAGAAGTTCAG GGCATACGTGGCAGGTATCAAGCGTCCCTTCTCAGTGAGGTACGATCCGTTCACCAGCAGCATAGAAGTGCTGGATAACCCGCTGAAGATCCAAGGCTGCCTGGAGGGTTTGAAGGACGAGCTGAAGGTGCTGACAGACGCCCTCAGTGTTTTGTCATGA